The genome window GTGAAAATATATGCTAACTTTTGAGTGAATGCATCAAGTTTTAAGGAATGGTCCACATCGGtgcagctgaaaattttgaaattttttggcttttcagCGGTAACTCACTGATCCTTCGGCTGCCATGGATCCTTTTTCAGTACAAAATCATAACGAAAATAATAGACCAGAGAGAAAAAAGCGCTAAACAGGAAGCaccaaaaaatcactaaaaatccGAATCTGGGTTTGGAGCATTTATCGAATTTCATAGTTGCTCCAAATTTTATGATCACATATCTGATAAGAGCCATGGCGACTGCTAGCCACGTGGAAGCGCGGCGGACAAAATCTCGGATTGTGATGAACGCCCAGGAGAATTGGAAGTTGAAAAGGGAGACTGGAGgggtgctgaaaaaaatttgctggaaaaaggcgcagtggcgagcgttagctgacgctatttaggcttaggattacagcgtttttaggcttaggtttaggcttaggattaggctaaGGCGTAAGCTTATATTAAGGATTGTAGTGTTAGGTCTTGTGTGTCAAGTTTGCCCATTTATTTTAGGCCTATgctcaagcctaagcctacgcctaagcctaacccacCAATCAGTGCCTTCTTCATCGAAATAAATATTCACGGTGAGAATTGCAGCTAGCATAGCCACGACGTCACAAATAGCGATTCCGATCATAATTGCAATAATTGAAGATATCATCATAGCCTTCCGTGTCAAAATGTATAAATGGAAGATTGTTAGcaaaataccgaaaaatgaaagataAAACTGAAACCAGAGGCTTGGCCGAGCAAATTGTTCCAATAATAGGAGAATTCGATAAAGTTCTAGTTTGTTGGCATGGCTTGGGAACATGAACTCGGCAGTTGTAACGAATTCGGTGTCATTTTCCATTTACTGAAAAcaaatctagatttttgaaatatttttagacaa of Caenorhabditis elegans chromosome II contains these proteins:
- the srw-97 gene encoding G-protein coupled receptors family 1 profile domain-containing protein (Partially confirmed by transcript evidence), whose protein sequence is MENDTEFVTTAEFMFPSHANKLELYRILLLLEQFARPSLWFQFYLSFFGILLTIFHLYILTRKAMMISSIIAIMIGIAICDVVAMLAAILTVNIYFDEEGTDCTPPVSLFNFQFSWAFITIRDFVRRASTWLAVAMALIRYVIIKFGATMKFDKCSKPRFGFLVIFWCFLFSAFFSLVYYFRYDFVLKKDPWQPKDHCTDVDHSLKLDAFTQKLAYIFTVYGGILGKIYQLVNGILSKILPCILLPILTILLILELRKAEKNRKNSNTNAKKLTSEKTTGLVIFMTISFFLLELPIGIGLVFQVAYTDFGYLYFATYVNHLVNSICIINALTHGAVMFSMSSQYRITVGAMLKVKASDRVFIVSHSSTSNRV